In Granulicatella elegans, one genomic interval encodes:
- a CDS encoding alpha/beta hydrolase family protein: MNGTIDYLIKENEVSNSIFYNKLDLNNIGLGGHSQGGPAVFNMAGKQNNKEKIKVVYAVSPTSSYHTNIFKDGWEYNMSLINVPTFMTAGTGSFDAGTAISASQKSDEKSGVMQGIAPLWSLEENYNLLSDC, from the coding sequence TTGAATGGAACTATTGACTATCTGATTAAAGAAAATGAAGTGAGTAATAGTATTTTTTATAATAAATTGGATCTGAATAATATTGGTTTAGGAGGGCACTCTCAAGGGGGGCCGGCGGTATTTAATATGGCTGGAAAACAAAATAACAAAGAAAAGATTAAAGTTGTTTATGCGGTCAGTCCAACTTCTTCCTATCATACTAATATTTTCAAAGATGGTTGGGAATATAATATGTCACTGATAAATGTTCCTACATTTATGACAGCTGGAACAGGTTCATTTGATGCAGGTACGGCAATAAGTGCTAGTCAAAAGTCAGATGAAAAGTCTGGAGTTATGCAAGGTATAGCGCCTTTATGGAGTCTTGAAGAAAATTATAACTTATTGTCAGATTGTTAG
- a CDS encoding YigZ family protein — protein sequence MLEQYKTIHQDGQHEIEIKGSRFIAHFKRTETEEEAIEFIQAIKKEHWKATHNCSAYLIGERDEFQRAMDDGEPSGTAGVPMLEVLKKQSLKNTTVVVTRYFGGTKLGAGGLVRAYTGAVAEGLKAIGVVQASLETILKVTIDYSTVGKLEYYLETNTISVVDKEFTDVVAIHCSLPVEEVASFQESVIELLQNKVQFEELGQQYIERLISLNGE from the coding sequence ATGTTAGAACAATATAAAACCATTCATCAAGATGGACAGCATGAAATTGAAATTAAAGGTTCACGATTTATCGCCCATTTTAAACGTACAGAAACAGAAGAAGAAGCAATAGAATTTATCCAAGCCATTAAAAAGGAACATTGGAAAGCTACTCATAATTGTTCAGCTTATTTAATTGGAGAAAGAGATGAATTCCAACGTGCAATGGATGATGGAGAACCGAGTGGAACAGCTGGTGTTCCAATGTTAGAAGTATTAAAAAAACAGTCACTAAAAAATACTACGGTTGTCGTAACACGATACTTTGGTGGTACAAAACTGGGTGCTGGGGGACTTGTTCGTGCTTATACAGGAGCAGTTGCAGAAGGCCTTAAAGCAATTGGAGTCGTTCAAGCTAGCTTAGAAACCATTTTAAAAGTGACGATTGATTATTCGACCGTTGGAAAATTAGAATACTATCTTGAAACCAATACTATTTCTGTAGTCGACAAAGAATTTACAGATGTAGTGGCTATTCATTGTAGTTTACCTGTTGAAGAAGTAGCATCTTTCCAAGAATCTGTAATTGAATTATTACAAAACAAAGTACAATTTGAAGAATTAGGACAACAATATATCGAAAGACTAATTTCGTTGAATGGGGAATAA
- a CDS encoding type I restriction endonuclease subunit R, EcoR124 family → MPYFNIVAATSENTVVTEYEPLKARSNSYQSEAELEKEFIRMLTEQGYEYLQIHTEKDLTTNLRNQLERLNAYKFSDSEWNRFFNNSIANQNEGIIEKTRKIQEDNVQVLKRDDASPELRSKKVLIETFIAGINDVEDVMTEWHNYVAEKREEELVQIIKEEKLKELETRKFIENAFRDGEIKTTGTDIDRLMPPISRFGGGNRTTKKQGVIEKLKSFFEKFFGVGGSFTADTPKVLNYADSSSKQALMMVADDIANYD, encoded by the coding sequence ATGCCATATTTCAATATCGTGGCAGCTACAAGTGAAAATACAGTTGTTACTGAATACGAGCCTCTAAAGGCACGTTCGAACAGCTATCAGTCAGAAGCTGAACTGGAAAAAGAGTTTATTCGTATGCTGACAGAACAAGGATACGAGTATCTTCAGATACACACAGAAAAAGATTTGACCACCAACCTTCGTAATCAGCTTGAAAGGTTGAATGCTTACAAGTTTTCTGATTCTGAATGGAATAGATTCTTTAACAATTCTATCGCCAATCAGAATGAAGGAATTATTGAAAAAACTAGAAAAATTCAAGAGGATAATGTTCAGGTTCTAAAAAGAGATGATGCCAGTCCGGAGCTTCGGAGCAAGAAAGTACTTATTGAAACCTTTATTGCTGGTATCAATGATGTTGAGGATGTTATGACTGAATGGCATAATTATGTGGCTGAAAAACGAGAAGAGGAACTTGTTCAGATTATTAAGGAAGAAAAACTTAAAGAGCTTGAAACAAGGAAGTTCATTGAGAATGCCTTTCGTGATGGTGAAATTAAAACAACAGGTACGGATATAGATAGACTTATGCCCCCTATATCTCGTTTCGGGGGTGGCAACAGAACTACTAAGAAGCAAGGTGTCATTGAAAAGCTGAAATCATTCTTTGAGAAGTTCTTTGGTGTTGGTGGCTCATTTACCGCAGATACACCCAAGGTTTTGAACTATGCTGATTCTTCTTCAAAGCAAGCCTTAATGATGGTAGCTGATGATATTGCAAATTATGATTAG
- a CDS encoding restriction endonuclease subunit S, whose amino-acid sequence MSRLEELIAELCPNGVTFQPLGNVCEIRSGWGFPNVEQGKVEGEFPFFKVGDMNNDGNEMFMYTANNYIDAEVVKNLKCKPAPEGTIIFPKIGAAIGTNKKRILVKDSCYDNNVVGLIATSEINPRFLFYVMYSVNLMSFTDLAGAVPSIRKSTLEKYKIPVPPLEVQREIVRILDSFTLLTARKKQYEYYRDKLLTFKQL is encoded by the coding sequence ATGAGCAGATTAGAAGAATTGATTGCGGAATTATGCCCGAATGGGGTAACATTTCAGCCATTAGGTAATGTTTGCGAAATTAGAAGCGGTTGGGGATTCCCAAATGTCGAGCAAGGAAAAGTTGAAGGTGAATTTCCATTTTTTAAGGTCGGTGATATGAACAACGATGGTAACGAAATGTTCATGTACACAGCAAATAACTATATTGATGCTGAGGTGGTAAAAAATCTGAAATGTAAACCTGCTCCTGAAGGTACTATCATATTTCCTAAAATTGGAGCTGCAATTGGAACAAATAAAAAAAGAATTTTAGTGAAAGATTCTTGCTATGACAACAATGTTGTGGGACTTATAGCCACTTCAGAAATCAATCCTAGATTTTTATTTTATGTTATGTACTCTGTAAATTTAATGAGTTTTACAGATTTAGCTGGGGCAGTACCTTCAATAAGAAAATCGACCTTAGAAAAATATAAGATTCCCGTACCTCCGTTAGAGGTACAACGTGAAATAGTCCGTATATTAGACTCTTTCACGTTACTTACAGCTCGTAAGAAACAATATGAATATTATCGTGATAAGCTGCTAACTTTCAAACAGTTATAA
- a CDS encoding type I restriction-modification system subunit M, with protein sequence MWAIADELRGAVDGWDFKNYILGTMFYRYISENIANYINTGEIEAGNADFDFAQMSDEMAEEAREGLVQEKGFFILPSELFCNVRTKAKDNENLNETLERAFRHIEESAKGSESESDFAGLFDDFDVNSNKLGSTVAKRNGKLCKLLDGVADMNLGEVKDHDIDAFGDAYEYLMIMYASNAGKSGGEFFTPADVSELLTRLGTAQKTEINKVYDPACGFRVIIVIEANSYENTRSSILLPKFKTQKINSWCAF encoded by the coding sequence ATATGGGCAATTGCAGATGAACTTCGTGGTGCTGTAGATGGATGGGATTTCAAAAACTATATACTTGGCACTATGTTCTATAGATATATTTCTGAAAATATTGCCAACTACATCAATACAGGAGAAATTGAAGCAGGCAATGCTGATTTTGATTTTGCACAGATGTCTGATGAGATGGCTGAAGAGGCAAGAGAAGGTCTTGTACAAGAAAAAGGATTTTTCATTCTTCCATCTGAACTCTTTTGTAATGTAAGGACAAAAGCCAAGGATAATGAAAACCTGAATGAAACACTTGAAAGGGCATTCCGTCACATAGAGGAATCTGCAAAAGGCAGTGAATCAGAATCCGACTTTGCAGGTCTATTTGATGATTTTGATGTAAATAGTAATAAACTTGGCTCTACTGTTGCAAAGAGAAATGGAAAACTTTGTAAACTTCTTGACGGTGTGGCAGATATGAATCTTGGAGAGGTTAAGGATCACGATATTGATGCGTTTGGAGATGCCTATGAATATCTTATGATAATGTATGCAAGTAATGCTGGTAAATCGGGTGGAGAATTCTTTACTCCTGCTGATGTATCAGAGCTTCTTACAAGACTTGGTACAGCCCAAAAAACAGAAATCAACAAAGTTTATGATCCAGCTTGCGGGTTTCGTGTCATAATAGTGATCGAGGCAAATAGTTATGAAAATACAAGGAGTTCAATACTTCTACCAAAGTTTAAAACTCAAAAAATAAATAGTTGGTGTGCTTTTTAG
- a CDS encoding NAD(P)H-dependent oxidoreductase yields the protein MTKTLMIISHPDVAQSSSQQFLLAAIKGEEQIQIRHLESILAEQEDHHFDKTIERACLQEADRIILQFPFYWYQCPSVMKQWMDEVLTLNLSQKNKQKELGIVVTVGAKKDRYTAGGSVGFGIEELLRPYQALANQLGWNYQTPFVIYQFQYLPEIQKQQLLVDYLYYLENGSHYFSEKEQWMLEKMANYENTHTKQVREWIVELKQEREELVMMLSEMGNEADGF from the coding sequence ATGACTAAAACATTAATGATTATAAGTCATCCTGATGTAGCTCAATCTTCTTCACAACAATTTTTATTAGCAGCTATTAAAGGTGAAGAACAGATTCAAATTCGTCATTTAGAATCGATTTTAGCAGAACAAGAAGATCATCATTTTGATAAAACAATAGAACGAGCTTGTCTTCAAGAAGCAGACAGAATTATTTTGCAATTTCCATTTTATTGGTATCAATGTCCTAGTGTGATGAAGCAATGGATGGATGAAGTGTTGACACTGAATTTATCTCAAAAAAATAAGCAGAAAGAACTGGGAATTGTAGTTACAGTAGGTGCAAAGAAAGATCGATATACTGCGGGTGGTTCAGTAGGGTTTGGAATAGAAGAATTATTAAGACCTTATCAAGCGTTGGCCAATCAATTAGGCTGGAACTATCAAACACCATTTGTCATTTATCAATTTCAATATTTACCTGAAATTCAAAAGCAGCAATTACTAGTAGACTATTTATATTATTTAGAAAATGGTTCGCATTATTTTAGTGAAAAAGAACAATGGATGTTGGAGAAAATGGCGAACTATGAGAATACTCATACGAAGCAAGTGAGAGAGTGGATTGTAGAATTGAAACAAGAAAGAGAAGAATTAGTCATGATGCTTTCAGAAATGGGGAATGAAGCGGATGGATTCTAA
- the abc-f gene encoding ribosomal protection-like ABC-F family protein: MIYIDNLKKEINTRTLFEIKNLTIGEDNKIGLIGDNGAGKTSFFKILIGQDTDYSGKVDVQIKIDHLLNDDEEEKFSHENYVKANLDKEEKFSPGEYQRLKLAKLLSNEYSFLLIDEPTSHLDIKQKNKLAESLINRDKGYILISHDRDFINQTCDKIFELSNGELEVFNGNYSFYLDERVKRKKFAQREYEGYVNEKKRLTGIANDIKAQSSKVRTTPKRMGNSEARLHKMGGQGNKKKLDKQVKSVKSRIDQLEVKEKPKEEFEIKLAIDEKDKIFSKVLVRAEKLNTSFDDKVLFDNANFEIPNNKKIALLGDNGSGKTTLLNMIVDKEVWCHPNLKIGYYSQLGEIIDEKKTVLENVFESSIYDQTMTRIILARLGFKEDEVFKMVDVLSDGERAKVKLAKLVTSDFNFLIMDEPTNFLDIRAIEALEELLIGYDRPLLFVTHDVSFINNIADGLLMIKNRKIESFSGNLAQYQNRGEKLKENKSSNNFLIEFRLTAINNRLASEIPKEEREELEAEYKRLLEQRDNI; the protein is encoded by the coding sequence ATGATTTATATAGATAATCTAAAAAAAGAAATTAACACAAGAACGTTATTTGAAATAAAAAATTTAACCATTGGAGAAGACAATAAAATTGGTTTAATCGGTGATAATGGAGCTGGCAAGACGAGTTTCTTTAAAATTCTAATAGGCCAAGATACAGACTACAGTGGGAAAGTTGATGTACAAATTAAAATAGACCATCTTTTAAATGACGATGAAGAAGAAAAATTTTCACATGAAAACTATGTTAAGGCTAATCTTGATAAAGAGGAAAAATTTAGTCCTGGTGAATACCAAAGACTGAAGCTAGCGAAACTTTTATCTAATGAATATAGTTTTTTGTTGATTGATGAGCCAACATCTCATTTGGATATAAAACAGAAGAACAAGTTAGCAGAAAGTCTAATAAATAGAGACAAAGGTTATATTCTTATTTCCCACGACCGTGATTTTATAAACCAAACATGTGATAAGATTTTTGAATTATCAAATGGAGAGCTAGAAGTATTTAATGGTAATTATTCCTTTTATCTTGATGAAAGAGTGAAAAGGAAAAAATTCGCTCAGAGAGAATACGAAGGCTATGTTAATGAAAAGAAAAGATTGACAGGTATAGCAAATGACATAAAAGCTCAATCGTCAAAAGTGAGAACAACTCCCAAAAGAATGGGTAATTCAGAAGCTAGACTCCATAAAATGGGTGGACAAGGAAATAAGAAAAAACTAGATAAGCAAGTTAAATCTGTTAAATCAAGAATAGATCAGCTTGAGGTTAAAGAAAAGCCAAAAGAAGAATTCGAAATTAAATTAGCTATTGATGAAAAGGATAAAATATTTTCTAAAGTACTAGTAAGAGCTGAAAAATTAAATACAAGCTTTGATGATAAAGTTCTTTTCGATAATGCTAATTTTGAAATCCCAAATAACAAAAAGATAGCTTTATTAGGAGATAACGGTTCTGGAAAAACAACTCTTTTAAATATGATTGTAGACAAAGAAGTATGGTGTCATCCTAATCTTAAAATTGGCTATTATAGTCAGTTGGGTGAAATTATTGATGAAAAGAAAACAGTATTAGAAAATGTTTTTGAAAGCTCAATCTATGATCAAACGATGACTAGAATTATTTTGGCTAGGTTAGGATTCAAAGAAGACGAAGTCTTTAAGATGGTAGACGTTCTAAGCGATGGGGAAAGAGCAAAGGTAAAGCTAGCGAAGCTTGTCACATCTGATTTTAATTTTTTAATAATGGATGAACCAACTAACTTCCTCGATATTAGAGCAATTGAAGCCTTAGAAGAATTGTTGATAGGGTATGATAGACCGCTACTGTTTGTGACCCACGACGTCTCATTTATTAACAACATAGCAGATGGACTTCTTATGATTAAGAACAGAAAGATAGAGAGTTTTTCAGGCAATTTAGCTCAGTATCAAAATCGCGGAGAAAAGTTGAAAGAAAATAAGAGTTCTAACAATTTTCTTATCGAGTTTAGACTAACTGCCATTAACAATCGTTTGGCAAGTGAGATTCCAAAAGAAGAACGAGAAGAATTAGAAGCTGAGTATAAAAGACTTTTGGAACAAAGAGATAATATTTAA
- a CDS encoding DDE-type integrase/transposase/recombinase has product MKSIITEEIKLRQRAVEYAIKHDNNAKAARKYHTTRQQIARWRSRYDGTAQSLLPKSRRPLHHPNEHKTEELELIRKMYKRYNRDGLAEVYVQCQRRGYTRSYGAMKKMIKKLQLTEKKEKRTYPKSKWTPIPTTYPGEKVQIDIKYVPQHCIGWDSKGIKYYQITAIDEFSRKRVCKIVDEKSVTHTAAFLDHLEEKFGFTIKTVQTDNGREFTNDPEVTTKKTIFEQKLEEKGIKHIKTRPYSRWQNGKVERSHREDGRRFYNRVFKSLDSLVKAHTRYISRGNNVARCVLKFKSPNQIVQQHLLQSA; this is encoded by the coding sequence ATGAAATCTATTATAACAGAAGAAATCAAATTAAGACAGCGTGCAGTAGAATATGCCATAAAACATGATAATAACGCTAAAGCAGCAAGAAAATACCATACAACTAGACAACAAATTGCTCGATGGAGAAGTCGATATGATGGGACTGCACAATCATTGCTTCCAAAGAGTCGAAGACCTTTACATCATCCGAATGAACATAAAACAGAAGAATTAGAACTGATACGTAAAATGTACAAACGTTATAACAGAGATGGATTAGCAGAGGTTTATGTACAATGTCAAAGAAGAGGGTACACACGTTCATATGGAGCTATGAAAAAAATGATTAAAAAACTTCAATTAACTGAGAAGAAAGAAAAAAGAACGTATCCTAAGAGTAAATGGACACCAATACCAACAACTTATCCAGGAGAAAAAGTACAAATAGACATTAAATATGTTCCTCAACACTGTATAGGATGGGACAGTAAGGGGATTAAATATTATCAAATAACAGCTATAGATGAATTTAGTAGAAAACGAGTATGTAAAATTGTAGATGAGAAAAGCGTTACACATACAGCGGCATTTTTAGATCATTTAGAAGAAAAATTTGGATTTACCATTAAAACCGTTCAAACAGATAATGGACGTGAATTTACAAATGATCCAGAAGTGACAACTAAAAAAACGATTTTCGAACAAAAATTAGAAGAAAAAGGCATCAAACATATAAAAACTAGACCATACTCACGATGGCAAAACGGAAAAGTAGAACGTAGTCATAGAGAAGATGGAAGAAGATTTTATAATCGAGTATTTAAGAGTTTAGATAGTTTAGTTAAAGCACATACAAGATATATTAGTAGAGGTAATAATGTAGCTAGATGTGTATTAAAATTTAAATCTCCCAATCAAATAGTACAGCAGCACTTGTTACAATCGGCTTAA
- a CDS encoding amidohydrolase — protein sequence MKEEWIQEAVKMRRTLHRYPELSEQEFKTTAYIQEKLTEWGISYRPLQTPTGVVAEIGTKESPVIALRADMDALPIHEQTDLDYRSEHDGVMHACGHDFHTASLLMAAKILKENEESLNGKIRFLFQPAEEMNRGARALIAEGVLDRVDAIIGFHNKPELPVGTIGIKSGPLMAAVGQFSVELKGVGTHAAAPHNGNDPIVTACQMITNLQAIVSRHVSPLSPAVLSISHIEGGNTWNVIPERVFFEGTIRTFYKKDQEKIRSLMDRMVHQMAAVYGQEAHIEWIMTPPVVDNDEEVTGIVKETTEQFATVVTPELTLGAEDFANYMEYVPGCFAFIGTGCPYEWHHPSFLVDDTALQYAISYFVENSQALLNQYQKG from the coding sequence ATGAAAGAAGAATGGATTCAAGAAGCGGTGAAAATGAGACGGACATTACATCGCTATCCAGAATTATCTGAACAAGAATTTAAAACAACTGCATATATTCAAGAAAAATTAACAGAATGGGGAATTTCTTATCGTCCTTTACAAACGCCAACAGGTGTTGTAGCGGAAATTGGAACGAAAGAAAGCCCAGTTATTGCTCTTCGAGCAGATATGGATGCATTACCGATTCATGAACAAACGGATTTAGACTATCGTTCAGAGCATGATGGAGTGATGCATGCTTGTGGGCATGATTTTCATACAGCTAGTTTATTAATGGCTGCGAAAATTTTAAAAGAAAATGAAGAAAGTTTAAACGGAAAAATTCGATTCCTTTTTCAACCTGCTGAAGAAATGAATCGAGGAGCTCGTGCCTTAATTGCTGAAGGAGTCCTTGATAGAGTCGATGCAATTATTGGATTCCATAATAAGCCTGAATTGCCTGTTGGAACAATTGGCATTAAATCTGGACCGCTAATGGCAGCTGTGGGACAATTTTCTGTGGAATTAAAAGGTGTAGGCACTCATGCGGCAGCTCCACATAATGGGAATGATCCAATTGTTACTGCCTGTCAAATGATTACAAATTTACAAGCAATTGTAAGTCGTCATGTTTCACCATTGTCACCTGCCGTATTAAGTATTTCTCATATTGAAGGGGGGAATACTTGGAATGTTATACCGGAACGTGTTTTCTTTGAAGGAACGATTCGTACTTTTTATAAAAAAGATCAAGAAAAAATACGTAGTTTAATGGATCGTATGGTACATCAAATGGCTGCTGTATATGGACAAGAAGCGCATATCGAGTGGATTATGACACCTCCAGTTGTAGATAATGATGAAGAAGTGACAGGGATTGTAAAAGAAACAACAGAACAATTTGCGACAGTTGTGACTCCTGAATTAACATTGGGAGCAGAAGATTTTGCGAATTATATGGAATATGTTCCGGGATGTTTTGCATTTATTGGCACAGGTTGTCCTTATGAATGGCATCATCCATCTTTTCTAGTAGATGATACAGCGTTACAATATGCGATTTCTTATTTTGTAGAAAATAGTCAAGCTTTACTAAATCAATATCAGAAAGGGTAA
- a CDS encoding ABC transporter ATP-binding protein, with translation MLKTIFWLLSYIRYEKRSFFIGFILLLLASASGVYAPIVAKQFIDLVITPSENSGVIDWGQIAQFAAVYFSLLLISALSAYFGRFLLSVMSNRLTKRLRDELFDKIQHLPIRYFDSLPAGKVVSKITNDTEVVRQNFFVAATANVLNSIIIIVGIYVVIFSLNIRLGAVLLLVIPAILLWQVVFSKKAGAFTGPLRESFSNMNGKLNEIIQGMSIIQVFQQEKLVNKEYEAIVQDWEKIGLEELKVESFLAWSVVAFLRNITLMFAVLYLSVKYLGGTLGLTAGLIYAIVDYINRLYDPIDNLVQIFAGLQHAFAAGGRVIELMETPIENSGDADFVMEDGKVEFKNVSFSYDGKTPVLKNISFTIEAGETVAFVGHTGSGKSTIMNLLFRFYDPTDGEIWIDDQNIALSNQRKVREKMGIVLQDPYLFAGTLGSNIGLENLSITTERMENALIQVGGQHILERSEEGLDIPIQDKGAEYSSGERQLISFARALAFNPTILVLDEATSHVDTQTEGMIQQAMEVLSKGRTTVMIAHRLSTIVHADKIFVLDKGEIIEQGNHDELVEQDGMYAQMYRLQVEKN, from the coding sequence ATGCTAAAAACAATTTTTTGGTTATTAAGCTATATTCGTTATGAAAAACGTTCCTTTTTCATTGGATTTATTTTATTATTACTCGCTTCAGCTTCAGGAGTCTATGCTCCAATTGTCGCAAAGCAATTTATTGACTTGGTCATTACACCATCAGAAAATTCGGGTGTGATTGATTGGGGACAAATTGCTCAATTTGCCGCAGTATATTTTAGTTTATTACTCATTTCAGCGTTATCTGCTTATTTCGGACGCTTTCTGTTAAGTGTGATGTCAAATCGTTTAACCAAGCGTTTAAGAGATGAATTATTCGATAAAATTCAACATTTGCCTATTCGTTATTTTGATTCCTTACCAGCAGGAAAAGTCGTTTCAAAAATTACGAATGATACGGAAGTTGTTCGCCAAAATTTCTTTGTTGCAGCAACTGCTAATGTGTTAAATAGTATTATTATTATTGTTGGAATTTATGTCGTTATTTTTTCTCTTAATATTCGATTAGGTGCTGTTTTATTATTAGTCATTCCAGCCATTCTATTATGGCAAGTGGTATTTAGTAAAAAAGCAGGAGCTTTTACAGGTCCTCTTCGTGAGAGTTTTAGTAATATGAATGGGAAATTGAATGAAATCATTCAAGGGATGTCCATTATTCAAGTATTTCAACAAGAGAAACTGGTAAATAAAGAGTATGAAGCAATTGTTCAAGATTGGGAAAAAATTGGTCTTGAAGAATTAAAGGTAGAATCTTTCTTGGCTTGGAGTGTCGTAGCTTTTCTAAGAAATATTACTTTAATGTTTGCCGTTTTATATTTAAGTGTGAAATATTTAGGAGGAACATTAGGGTTAACAGCTGGACTTATTTATGCGATTGTGGACTATATTAATCGTTTATATGATCCAATCGATAATTTAGTACAAATTTTTGCGGGATTGCAACATGCTTTTGCAGCAGGTGGTCGAGTCATTGAATTAATGGAAACACCAATCGAGAATTCAGGTGATGCTGATTTTGTCATGGAAGATGGAAAAGTGGAATTTAAAAATGTCTCCTTTTCTTATGATGGAAAAACTCCAGTATTGAAAAATATTTCATTTACGATTGAAGCAGGTGAAACAGTGGCTTTTGTCGGGCATACTGGTTCAGGTAAGTCGACAATTATGAATTTATTATTTAGATTTTATGATCCAACGGATGGAGAAATTTGGATTGATGATCAAAATATTGCGTTATCGAATCAGCGGAAAGTGCGTGAGAAGATGGGGATTGTATTGCAAGATCCGTACTTATTTGCAGGGACTTTAGGAAGTAATATTGGGTTGGAGAATCTTTCTATCACGACTGAAAGGATGGAAAATGCGTTAATTCAAGTGGGTGGTCAGCATATTTTAGAGCGTTCTGAAGAAGGATTGGATATTCCGATTCAAGATAAAGGGGCGGAGTATTCGTCTGGGGAACGTCAGTTAATTTCTTTTGCGCGAGCGTTAGCGTTTAATCCAACGATTTTAGTGTTGGATGAAGCGACTTCTCATGTGGATACGCAAACGGAAGGGATGATTCAGCAGGCGATGGAAGTTCTGTCGAAGGGACGCACGACGGTTATGATTGCGCATCGTTTGTCTACGATTGTTCATGCGGATAAGATTTTCGTGTTGGATAAGGGTGAGATTATTGAACAAGGGAATCATGATGAATTAGTTGAACAAGACGGAATGTACGCGCAGATGTACCGCCTGCAAGTGGAAAAGAATTAG
- a CDS encoding DegV family protein has translation MKIAIVTDSTAYLTPEERREWNIHVLPLSVIFGQESYREEQDLTTADFYEKVKNSEVLPTSSQPAVGETIELFRELSHHYDAIIPILLSSGISGTYQTVVTVAEELQDEVLIYPIDSGISCAPQARAVRLAAMMAKDETYTAKEIVACVQQLVDRTRAYFIVDDLNHLQRGGRLSAGAALVGSMLKIKPILTFEEKKIVAMEKIRTQQKAMKRIEQIFEEDTQTTDGDGYELVIIHANAPEAGEAWRAQIQEKYPKLRTSLSYFGPVIGTHLGEGALGCSWDIVVEKNLEMI, from the coding sequence ATGAAAATTGCGATCGTAACGGATAGTACTGCGTATTTGACACCAGAAGAACGCCGTGAGTGGAATATTCATGTATTGCCACTATCAGTTATTTTTGGACAAGAAAGTTATCGTGAAGAACAAGATTTGACAACTGCCGATTTCTATGAAAAAGTAAAAAATTCAGAGGTACTTCCAACTAGTTCACAACCAGCAGTTGGTGAAACGATTGAATTATTCCGTGAATTATCCCATCATTATGATGCTATTATTCCAATTCTTTTATCCAGTGGGATTAGTGGAACTTATCAAACAGTAGTGACAGTTGCTGAAGAATTACAAGATGAAGTATTGATTTATCCAATCGATTCAGGAATTAGTTGTGCACCTCAAGCTCGTGCGGTTCGTCTTGCTGCAATGATGGCAAAAGATGAAACATATACAGCTAAAGAAATTGTAGCTTGTGTTCAGCAATTAGTAGATCGTACAAGAGCTTACTTCATTGTAGATGATTTGAATCATCTTCAAAGAGGGGGACGTTTATCAGCTGGTGCTGCTTTAGTCGGTTCTATGTTGAAAATTAAACCGATTCTAACATTCGAAGAGAAGAAAATTGTAGCAATGGAAAAAATTCGTACACAGCAAAAAGCGATGAAACGTATTGAGCAAATCTTTGAAGAAGATACACAAACGACAGATGGAGATGGATATGAATTAGTCATTATTCATGCGAATGCTCCAGAAGCAGGCGAAGCATGGCGTGCTCAAATTCAAGAGAAATATCCAAAATTAAGAACGTCTCTATCATACTTTGGCCCAGTTATTGGAACCCATTTAGGAGAAGGTGCTCTAGGATGCTCATGGGATATTGTAGTAGAGAAAAATTTAGAAATGATTTAA